A stretch of the Perca flavescens isolate YP-PL-M2 chromosome 3, PFLA_1.0, whole genome shotgun sequence genome encodes the following:
- the LOC114552703 gene encoding uncharacterized protein LOC114552703: MVTALTAMCFRSVRVRVKLFSIQVHVEGQAVRYSTCECPIGRDKCHHMAALLIWVEKNVSRTDVECVWKKANAPKGDDIATKRVSEMTPSTTRAGIKRPVTQEDKEWAQASLLQLGRFTGMGWILSPETPQTLPIKMFDGLVTSPGFVQAEDKALYVLSMLAVNDQEKQQIEEATVGQAKNSLWFTYRKKRITASNFGLVLAAVKRKSYPPSLFKTLLGQYNLKEGSKACDWGILHEPRAKQEYTERTGVVIQERGLVLSDSGLLGGSPDGTVFGNCVIEVKCPWSARTKTILQAAESRDFFMEFDEVVGSLTLKQSHNYWHQIQGNLHLTGANSCHLLVWTPLDLVILPVLKDPTWAVNIDTLEIFYKDCFLPYILSQF; this comes from the exons ATGGTAACAGCGCTGACAGCAATGTGTTTTAGAAGtgttagggtgagggttaaaTTGTTTTCAATACAGGTGCACGTTGAGGGCCAGGCAGTCAGGTACAGCACATGCGAGTGCCCAATCGGCAGAGACAAGTGCCATCATATGGCAGCTTTGTTGATTTGGGTTGAGAAAAATGTGTCCCGCACCGACGTGGAATGTGTGTGGAAGAAGGCCAACGCTCCGAAGGGGGACGACATTGCAACCAAGAGAGTGTCAGAGATGACACCATCCACAACACGAG CTGGCATCAAAAGACCTGTCACCCAGGAGGACAAAGAATGGGCTCAGGCATCCTTGTTACAGCTTGGGCGTTTTACAGGGATGGGGTGGATTTTGAGTCCAGAGACACCTCAG ACTCTCCCAATCAAGATGTTTGATGGGCTGGTGACCAGCCCAGGTTTTGTCCAAGCTGAGGACAAGGCTCTATATGTGCTGTCAATGCTTGCTGTCAATGATCAGGAGAAGCAGCAGATTGAGGAAGCAACTGTTGGCCAGGCTAAGAACTCATTATG GTTTACATATCGCAAGAAAAGGATAACAGCAAGTAACTTTGGTTTGGTCTTGGCAGCAGTCAAGCGGAAGTCTTACCCGCCTTCCTTATTCAAAACCCTGCTTGGCCAGTACAACCTCAAAGAAGGATCTAAA GCATGTGATTGGGGAATCCTGCATGAGCCAAGGGCAAAGCAGGAATACACTGAGCGCACTGGTGTTGTTATACAAGAGAGGGGACTGGTCCTGTCTGATAGCGGCCTGCTTGGTGGATCTCCTGATGGCACGGTGTTTGGAAACTGCGTGATTGAAGTCAAGTGTCCGTGGTCAGCCAGAACCAAGACTATCCTGCAGGCAGCGGAGAGTAGGGACTTTTTCATGGAGTTCGATGAAGTGGTTGGTTCCCTGACACTAAAACAAAGTCACAACTACTGGCATCAGATCCAGGGAAACCTGCACCTGACCGGAGCCAACAGCTGTCACCTGCTTGTGTGGACACCTCTTGACCTTGTCATTCTGCCAGTGCTCAAAGATCCTACATGGGCTGTGAACATTGACACTCTGGAAATATTTTATAAAGATTGTTTCCTACCTTACATTCTCTCACagttttaa